The following proteins are co-located in the Mycolicibacterium goodii genome:
- a CDS encoding MmpS family transport accessory protein — protein MTKVLGRMWLPVLIVVAIAAGALIVMNVRTVFGSNPVVQTEITSDNAEDFNPKFVKYEIFGSGSTAVINYMDLEGKPQRVENTSLPWTLTLQTTLPSVVPHIMAQGDGDTITCRVTVDDEVKEERTATGMNAETFCYVKAA, from the coding sequence ATGACAAAGGTGCTCGGTCGGATGTGGCTACCCGTGCTGATAGTCGTCGCGATAGCCGCCGGTGCGCTGATCGTGATGAATGTCCGCACCGTGTTCGGTTCCAATCCCGTGGTCCAGACCGAGATCACCTCCGACAACGCCGAGGACTTCAACCCGAAGTTCGTGAAATACGAGATCTTCGGCTCCGGTTCCACGGCCGTGATCAACTACATGGATCTCGAAGGTAAGCCGCAGCGCGTCGAGAACACGTCGCTGCCGTGGACGTTGACCCTGCAGACCACCCTGCCGTCGGTGGTGCCCCACATCATGGCCCAGGGCGACGGCGACACCATCACCTGTCGCGTCACCGTCGATGACGAGGTCAAAGAAGAGAGGACCGCCACCGGCATGAACGCCGAAACCTTCTGCTATGTGAAGGCAGCATGA
- a CDS encoding RND family transporter has translation MSAPADDTPTDAIAKARHAAPPRPRLPRFIRTFAVPIILVWIAIVAVLNTVVPTLDEVGEMRAVSMSPNDAPSTLAIKRVGQVFQEYDTSSSVMIVLEGEEPLGIEAHAYYDKMVADLRADTKHVQHVQDFWGDTLTASGAQSVDGKAAYVQVYISGDQGEALANESVEAVRKIATERQAPPGVKAYVTGAAATSADQRAEGDASMKLIEGVTFAVITVMLLAVYRSVITTLIVLAMVVLGLSGARGIVAVLGFYNVFGLTTFATNMVVTLAIAAATDYAIFLIGRYQEARRSGEDRESAYYTMFHGTAHVVLASGLTIAGATLCLHFTRLPYFQTMGFPLAIGMLIVVAAALTAGPAVIAVASRFGKILEPKRFSRSPGWHRVGTATVRWPGAILVCAVVAALIGLLALPGYYTTYDDRRYLPADVPANIGYDAAFRHFSQAKMNPDLMMVETDRDLRNPADFLVIDKIAKALKNVHGIAQVQTITRPDGDPIEHSTIPYSIGQNGNPQIMNNDYMQTNLENLLKQADDLQTSIDSMTEMMNIQTELAAVSQSMADKMKQTSDDTATVRDHLADFDDFFRPIRNYLYWEPHCYDIPMCWSMRSIFESIDGINTMSDDFQDIVPEMQRMADLMPRMVAVMPAQIQSMKNQKQTLLNQYQVQKAQQDQTMAMQENATAMSDAFDKAKNDDSFYLPPEAFETDDFQRGMKLFMSPDGHAVRFTIIHQGDPLTEEGTSRMDDLKVAAADAIKGTPFEGARIYLGGSAATYNDMQIGADYDLIIVAASALILISIIMLVLTRAVVAAAVIVGTVVLSLASAFGLSVLLWQHIVGIPLHWMVLPMSVIVLLAVGADYNLLLVSRMKEEIHAGIRTGIIRAMVGTGAVVTAAGLVFAFTMASMAVSSLITIGQVGTTIGLGLLFDTLVVRSLMTPSIATLLGRWFWWPQRVRERPVPAKWPASIQRTPQEALN, from the coding sequence ATGAGCGCCCCGGCCGACGACACCCCGACCGACGCCATCGCCAAGGCCCGGCACGCCGCACCTCCGCGACCGCGGTTGCCGCGATTCATCAGAACCTTTGCGGTTCCGATCATCCTGGTGTGGATCGCGATCGTCGCGGTCCTCAACACCGTCGTCCCCACGCTCGACGAAGTCGGGGAGATGCGTGCGGTGTCGATGAGCCCCAACGACGCGCCGTCGACGCTCGCCATCAAGCGCGTCGGCCAGGTGTTCCAGGAGTACGACACCAGCAGCTCGGTGATGATCGTGTTGGAAGGCGAAGAGCCGCTTGGCATCGAGGCGCACGCCTACTACGACAAGATGGTCGCCGACCTGCGTGCCGACACCAAACACGTGCAGCACGTGCAGGACTTCTGGGGTGACACCCTCACCGCCTCGGGCGCCCAGAGTGTCGACGGCAAGGCCGCTTACGTGCAGGTCTACATCTCGGGTGACCAGGGCGAGGCGCTGGCCAACGAATCGGTCGAGGCGGTCCGCAAGATCGCCACCGAGCGCCAAGCACCGCCCGGGGTCAAGGCGTACGTGACGGGCGCCGCTGCGACGAGTGCCGATCAGCGTGCCGAGGGCGACGCCAGCATGAAGCTGATCGAGGGCGTCACCTTCGCCGTCATCACCGTGATGCTGCTGGCGGTCTACCGCTCGGTGATCACCACGCTCATCGTGTTGGCGATGGTGGTGCTCGGACTGTCCGGTGCCCGGGGAATCGTGGCAGTCTTGGGTTTCTACAACGTCTTCGGGTTGACCACGTTCGCGACCAACATGGTGGTGACGCTGGCCATCGCCGCGGCCACCGACTACGCGATCTTCCTCATCGGCCGCTACCAGGAGGCGCGGCGATCCGGTGAGGACCGAGAATCCGCGTACTACACCATGTTTCACGGCACGGCGCACGTCGTCCTGGCCTCGGGTCTGACCATCGCGGGTGCGACGCTGTGCCTGCACTTCACCCGGCTTCCGTACTTCCAGACGATGGGCTTCCCGCTCGCGATCGGCATGCTGATCGTGGTGGCCGCGGCCCTGACCGCGGGTCCTGCCGTCATCGCGGTGGCGAGCCGCTTCGGCAAGATCCTCGAACCCAAGCGCTTCAGCCGCTCGCCAGGGTGGCACCGCGTCGGCACCGCGACCGTGCGCTGGCCCGGCGCGATCCTGGTGTGCGCGGTCGTGGCCGCGCTGATCGGTCTGCTTGCGCTGCCCGGGTACTACACCACCTACGACGACCGGCGCTATCTGCCCGCCGACGTCCCGGCGAACATCGGGTACGACGCGGCGTTCCGGCACTTCTCGCAGGCCAAGATGAATCCCGACCTGATGATGGTCGAGACCGACCGCGATCTGCGCAACCCGGCCGACTTCCTGGTGATCGACAAGATCGCCAAGGCGCTCAAGAACGTTCATGGCATCGCCCAGGTGCAGACCATCACCCGGCCCGACGGTGACCCGATCGAACACTCGACGATTCCGTACTCGATCGGCCAGAACGGCAACCCGCAGATCATGAACAACGACTACATGCAGACCAATCTGGAGAATCTGCTCAAGCAGGCTGATGATCTGCAGACCAGCATCGACTCGATGACCGAGATGATGAACATCCAGACCGAACTCGCCGCGGTGTCGCAGTCGATGGCCGACAAGATGAAGCAGACATCGGACGACACCGCGACCGTGCGTGACCACCTCGCGGACTTCGACGATTTCTTCCGCCCGATCCGCAACTACCTGTACTGGGAACCGCACTGCTACGACATCCCGATGTGCTGGTCGATGAGGTCGATCTTCGAGAGCATCGACGGCATCAACACCATGTCCGACGACTTCCAGGACATCGTGCCGGAGATGCAGCGCATGGCGGACCTGATGCCGCGGATGGTCGCGGTGATGCCCGCGCAGATCCAGTCGATGAAGAACCAGAAGCAGACGCTGCTGAACCAGTACCAGGTGCAGAAGGCGCAGCAGGACCAGACCATGGCCATGCAGGAGAACGCCACGGCCATGAGCGACGCGTTCGACAAGGCCAAGAACGACGACTCGTTCTACCTGCCGCCGGAGGCGTTCGAGACCGACGACTTCCAGCGGGGCATGAAGCTGTTCATGTCGCCCGACGGACATGCGGTGCGGTTCACCATCATTCACCAGGGTGACCCGCTGACCGAGGAAGGCACCTCGCGCATGGACGACCTCAAGGTCGCCGCGGCCGACGCGATCAAGGGCACCCCGTTCGAGGGCGCACGCATCTATCTCGGTGGCAGCGCCGCGACGTACAACGACATGCAGATCGGCGCCGACTACGACCTGATCATCGTCGCGGCCTCGGCCCTGATCCTGATCTCCATCATCATGCTGGTGCTCACCCGCGCGGTCGTGGCCGCGGCGGTGATCGTCGGGACGGTGGTGTTGAGCCTGGCCTCGGCGTTCGGGTTGTCGGTGTTGTTGTGGCAGCACATCGTGGGGATCCCGTTGCACTGGATGGTGCTGCCGATGTCGGTCATCGTGCTGCTGGCGGTCGGTGCGGACTACAACCTGCTGCTGGTGTCCCGCATGAAAGAGGAGATCCATGCGGGCATCCGGACCGGCATCATCCGCGCCATGGTCGGCACCGGTGCGGTGGTCACCGCGGCCGGGTTGGTGTTCGCCTTCACGATGGCGTCGATGGCGGTCAGCAGCCTGATCACCATCGGACAGGTCGGCACCACGATCGGCCTCGGCCTGCTGTTCGACACGCTCGTCGTGCGTTCGCTCATGACGCCGTCGATCGCGACGCTGCTGGGGCGCTGGTTCTGGTGGCCGCAGCGGGTTCGCGAGCGGCCGGTCCCGGCCAAGTGGCCTGCGTCGATCCAGCGGACGCCGCAGGAAGCGCTGAACTGA
- a CDS encoding TetR/AcrR family transcriptional regulator → MSVPETPDRPLRRDAERNRKRVLKAARELFAAKGLEPNLNDVAHYAGVGVGTVYRRFTTKEELLEAIFEDAMNQLTDLAEAALQQSDSWQAFAWFVEHECELTATDRGLREIAFSKCYGGDRVKAAQERLSAVTTELVERAQRDGHLRPGVSATDLPLLALLAGTVSEFAGHVDADLWRRYVSILLEGMRHHPGHEPVAVAALDHPALEAAMRTWEPAGPPSHRPRPPCAH, encoded by the coding sequence ATGAGTGTGCCTGAGACGCCGGATCGGCCGCTGCGCAGGGACGCCGAGCGCAACCGCAAGCGGGTACTGAAGGCTGCCCGCGAACTGTTCGCCGCCAAGGGCCTCGAGCCCAACCTCAACGACGTCGCGCACTACGCCGGCGTGGGCGTGGGCACGGTGTATCGCCGGTTCACCACCAAGGAAGAACTCCTCGAGGCGATCTTCGAAGACGCCATGAACCAGCTCACCGATCTGGCCGAGGCGGCCCTGCAGCAGTCCGACTCCTGGCAGGCGTTCGCGTGGTTCGTCGAGCACGAGTGCGAGCTGACCGCGACCGACCGGGGACTCCGCGAGATCGCGTTCAGCAAATGCTACGGCGGCGACCGGGTGAAGGCCGCGCAGGAGCGCCTCAGCGCCGTGACGACCGAACTCGTGGAACGCGCGCAACGCGACGGGCATCTCCGCCCAGGGGTGTCGGCGACCGATCTGCCCCTGCTCGCGCTGCTCGCAGGCACGGTCAGTGAGTTCGCCGGCCATGTCGATGCCGACCTGTGGCGCCGCTACGTTTCCATCCTGCTGGAGGGCATGCGCCACCACCCCGGCCACGAACCCGTCGCGGTCGCCGCGCTCGACCACCCCGCGCTCGAGGCGGCCATGCGCACCTGGGAGCCCGCCGGTCCGCCGTCACACCGCCCGCGTCCACCGTGCGCCCACTGA
- a CDS encoding deoxyribonuclease IV, translated as MLIGSHVDNTDPLAAAAADGADVVQFFLGNPQSWKKPKPREDAEVLKASPIPLYVHAPYLINVASANNRVRIPSRKILQDTCDAAAEIGATAVIVHGGHADDNDMAAGFTRWVKALDALNTDVPVYLENTAGGDHAMARHFDTIARLWDHIGDKGIGFCLDTCHAWAAGEALIDAVDRIKAITGRIDLVHCNDSRDAAGSGADRHANFGAGQIDPQLLAAVVKAADAPVICETAEDGRKDDIAFLREHAG; from the coding sequence GTGCTCATTGGCTCGCATGTAGACAACACCGATCCGCTGGCCGCGGCGGCCGCCGATGGCGCCGATGTGGTGCAGTTCTTCCTCGGCAACCCACAGAGCTGGAAGAAACCCAAGCCGCGCGAGGACGCCGAGGTGCTCAAGGCCTCGCCGATCCCGCTCTACGTGCACGCGCCGTACCTGATCAACGTCGCATCGGCCAACAACCGGGTGCGGATCCCGTCCCGCAAGATCCTGCAGGACACGTGTGACGCGGCCGCCGAGATCGGCGCGACGGCCGTCATCGTGCACGGCGGCCATGCCGACGACAACGACATGGCGGCCGGCTTCACCCGGTGGGTCAAGGCGCTCGACGCGCTGAACACCGATGTGCCGGTGTACCTGGAGAACACCGCGGGCGGTGATCACGCGATGGCCCGCCACTTCGACACCATCGCCCGGTTGTGGGATCACATCGGGGACAAGGGAATCGGCTTCTGCCTCGACACCTGCCACGCCTGGGCGGCCGGCGAGGCGCTCATCGACGCCGTCGACCGCATCAAGGCCATCACCGGCCGCATCGACCTGGTGCACTGCAACGACTCCCGCGACGCCGCCGGATCCGGCGCGGACCGGCACGCCAACTTCGGCGCGGGGCAGATCGACCCGCAGTTGCTGGCCGCGGTGGTCAAGGCCGCCGACGCCCCGGTCATCTGCGAGACCGCCGAGGACGGCCGCAAGGACGACATCGCGTTCCTGCGCGAGCACGCCGGCTGA
- a CDS encoding 1-phosphofructokinase family hexose kinase: MIITVTPNPSLDRTLHLPRLQPGEVNRARSRMTEPSGKGVNVALALHGAGHATRAVLPIGGSVGAEIASALEGFGLDTIGVPIAGSVRSNVTLVEADGRSTKVNEPGPRLSDDEVDALRAAALAETADWVVWAGSLPAGFTPDRLRAAVAEARAAGRRVAVDASGAALAGVLGAGDGLPHLIKPNVDELADVVGKPLTTLADVVTAARGLTDRGVGAVLVSLGADGAALITSELTVHGTAPVDRVVNTVGAGDALLAGYLAAWSQEPAEALASALRFGATAVEHDGTLIGVPDPQRPVNIGPVRGELRLG; this comes from the coding sequence GTGATCATCACGGTCACGCCCAATCCGAGCCTGGACCGCACGCTGCATCTTCCGAGGCTGCAACCCGGCGAGGTCAACCGCGCCAGGTCGAGGATGACCGAGCCGAGCGGCAAGGGCGTCAACGTCGCGCTCGCCCTGCACGGGGCCGGACACGCGACCCGCGCCGTGCTGCCCATCGGAGGGTCCGTCGGCGCCGAGATCGCCTCGGCGCTGGAAGGTTTCGGCCTCGACACCATCGGGGTGCCGATCGCCGGATCGGTGCGCAGCAACGTCACGCTGGTCGAGGCCGACGGCCGCAGCACCAAGGTCAACGAACCCGGCCCGCGGCTGTCCGACGACGAGGTGGACGCGCTGCGCGCGGCCGCGCTCGCCGAAACCGCTGACTGGGTGGTGTGGGCGGGAAGCCTGCCCGCCGGGTTCACGCCGGATCGCCTGCGGGCCGCGGTTGCCGAGGCGCGCGCCGCAGGCCGACGGGTGGCGGTCGACGCATCGGGTGCCGCCCTGGCGGGCGTTCTCGGCGCCGGCGACGGGTTGCCGCACCTGATCAAACCCAACGTCGACGAACTGGCCGATGTCGTCGGCAAACCGTTGACGACGCTGGCCGATGTGGTCACCGCCGCGCGCGGCCTCACCGATCGCGGGGTCGGGGCCGTGCTCGTGAGCCTCGGTGCCGACGGGGCCGCGCTGATCACCTCCGAGCTCACCGTGCACGGCACCGCGCCGGTGGACCGGGTGGTGAACACCGTCGGCGCGGGGGATGCGCTGCTCGCGGGATATCTGGCGGCATGGTCGCAGGAACCGGCCGAGGCCTTGGCGTCGGCGCTGCGATTCGGTGCCACCGCCGTCGAACACGACGGCACCCTCATCGGTGTGCCCGATCCGCAGCGGCCGGTGAATATCGGACCGGTGCGCGGCGAGTTGCGTTTAGGTTGA
- a CDS encoding acyl-CoA dehydrogenase family protein, which translates to MAHDPSLLASSGTHVVTNQVPPMEDYNPATSPVLTEALIREGGEWGLDEVNALGALSGSRQAQRWGELADRNRPILHTHDRYGHRIDEVEYDPAYHELMSVAVSYGLHAAPWADDRPGSHVVRAAKTSVWTPEPGHICPISMTYAVVPALRFNPELAKIYEPLLTSRVYDPELKLPTTKLGITAGMSMTEKQGGSDVRAGTTQATPNGDGTYTLTGHKWFTSAPMCDIFLVLAQAPGGLSCFFLPRILPDGRRNRMFLQRLKDKLGNHANASSEVEYDGATAWLVGEEGRGVPTIIEMVNLTRLDCTLGSATSMRNGLSKAVHHAQHRKAFGAYLIDQPLMRNVIADLAVEAEAATMLAMRMAGATDKAVRGDEREKLLRRIGLAAGKYWVCKRATPHAAEAMECLGGNGYVEDSGMPRLYREAPLMGIWEGSGNVSALDTLRAMATRPECVDVLFDELGRTAGHDERLDAHVATLRRDLGELETIQYRARKVAEDISLALQGSLLVRHGHPAVAEAFLASRLGGQWGGAFGTLPTGLDLAPIIERALIKG; encoded by the coding sequence ATGGCACACGATCCGTCGTTACTGGCCTCCTCGGGCACCCACGTCGTCACCAATCAGGTGCCGCCCATGGAGGACTACAACCCCGCCACGTCGCCGGTGCTCACCGAGGCGCTCATCCGCGAGGGCGGCGAGTGGGGGCTCGATGAAGTCAACGCGCTCGGCGCGCTGAGCGGCAGCAGGCAGGCCCAGCGGTGGGGCGAACTGGCCGACCGCAACCGGCCCATCCTGCACACGCATGACCGGTACGGTCACCGCATCGACGAGGTCGAATACGACCCCGCCTACCACGAACTCATGTCGGTGGCCGTCAGCTACGGACTGCACGCCGCGCCGTGGGCCGACGACCGGCCGGGTTCGCACGTGGTGCGGGCCGCCAAGACCTCGGTGTGGACGCCCGAGCCCGGGCACATCTGCCCGATCTCGATGACGTACGCGGTGGTTCCCGCGCTGAGGTTCAACCCCGAACTGGCCAAGATCTACGAGCCGCTGCTGACCAGCCGGGTCTACGACCCCGAACTCAAGCTCCCGACAACCAAACTCGGCATCACCGCGGGCATGTCGATGACCGAGAAGCAGGGCGGCTCCGATGTGCGGGCAGGCACCACGCAGGCCACCCCCAACGGCGACGGCACCTACACGCTGACCGGGCACAAGTGGTTCACCTCGGCGCCCATGTGCGACATCTTCCTGGTGCTCGCGCAAGCGCCAGGCGGCCTGAGCTGTTTCTTCCTGCCGCGCATCCTGCCCGACGGGCGCCGCAACCGGATGTTCCTGCAGCGCCTGAAGGACAAGCTCGGCAACCACGCCAACGCCTCTAGCGAGGTCGAATACGACGGCGCGACGGCATGGCTGGTCGGCGAGGAGGGTCGCGGTGTGCCGACCATCATCGAGATGGTCAACCTCACCCGGCTCGACTGCACGCTGGGCAGCGCCACCAGCATGCGCAACGGCCTGTCGAAGGCCGTGCACCACGCGCAGCACCGAAAAGCGTTCGGCGCCTACCTGATCGACCAGCCGCTCATGCGCAACGTGATCGCCGACCTGGCGGTCGAGGCCGAGGCCGCCACCATGCTCGCGATGCGCATGGCCGGCGCCACCGACAAGGCCGTCCGCGGCGACGAGCGCGAGAAGCTACTGCGCCGCATCGGTCTGGCGGCAGGCAAGTACTGGGTGTGCAAGCGCGCCACGCCGCATGCGGCGGAGGCGATGGAATGCCTTGGCGGCAACGGATACGTCGAGGATTCCGGGATGCCGCGGCTGTACCGCGAGGCGCCGCTGATGGGCATCTGGGAAGGCTCGGGCAACGTCAGCGCACTGGACACCCTGCGCGCCATGGCAACCCGGCCCGAATGCGTCGACGTGCTCTTCGACGAACTCGGCAGGACCGCCGGTCACGACGAGCGCCTCGACGCCCACGTCGCGACGCTGCGGCGTGACCTCGGCGAGCTCGAGACCATCCAGTACCGGGCCCGTAAGGTCGCCGAGGACATCTCGCTGGCCCTGCAGGGATCACTGCTCGTGCGTCACGGCCACCCCGCGGTCGCCGAGGCGTTCCTCGCCAGCCGGCTCGGCGGGCAGTGGGGCGGTGCCTTCGGCACCCTGCCCACCGGGCTCGATCTCGCGCCCATCATCGAACGCGCGCTGATCAAGGGATGA
- the lhgO gene encoding L-2-hydroxyglutarate oxidase yields the protein MSTPKIGVIGAGIVGLAVARRLQQKLQADVTVVDKEDVVAAHQTGHNSNVVHSGVYYPPGSLKATLCRRGVGLLRDYCTQRGLPYDELGKVIVAVRPDELTRLNDLAKRAVDNGIPDTRVIDRAELREREPHVEGVSALLIPSTAVVSFPAIAREFARDITGAGGEIRLGRRVVGIAAGSTGVVITTDTEEMTFDHVVVCAGLQSSTIAEISGAPRDPEIIPFRGEYYELVASRSDLVRGLVYPVPDPRYPFLGVHFTRGVDGHVHVGPNAVPALAQEGYRWRDVELKQLWRSVSYPGMRRLARHHWRMGTSEIAGSVSKSVFLRRARDYIPELAPTDIVRAESGVRAQALKPDGNLVDDFVIHHRPGITLVRNAPSPAATASLAIAEHIVEVYDRSRP from the coding sequence ATGTCCACACCGAAGATCGGCGTGATCGGGGCGGGCATCGTCGGGCTGGCCGTGGCCCGTCGTCTCCAACAGAAGCTGCAGGCCGACGTCACCGTCGTCGACAAAGAAGACGTCGTGGCCGCGCATCAGACCGGGCACAACAGCAATGTCGTGCATTCCGGCGTCTACTACCCGCCGGGTTCGTTGAAGGCCACGCTGTGCCGTCGCGGCGTGGGACTGCTGCGCGACTACTGCACCCAGCGGGGCCTGCCCTACGACGAACTCGGCAAGGTGATCGTCGCGGTCCGGCCAGATGAGCTGACCCGACTCAACGACCTGGCCAAGCGTGCGGTGGACAACGGCATCCCGGACACCCGGGTGATCGACCGGGCGGAACTGCGCGAGCGCGAGCCCCATGTCGAGGGGGTGTCCGCGTTGCTCATACCGAGCACCGCCGTGGTGAGCTTTCCCGCCATCGCACGTGAGTTCGCCCGCGACATCACCGGGGCCGGTGGGGAGATCCGCCTGGGGCGCCGCGTGGTGGGTATCGCCGCGGGAAGCACGGGTGTGGTCATCACCACCGACACCGAGGAGATGACGTTCGACCACGTGGTGGTGTGCGCCGGCCTGCAGTCGTCGACGATCGCCGAGATCTCCGGTGCACCAAGGGATCCCGAGATCATCCCGTTCCGCGGTGAGTACTACGAACTGGTGGCTTCGCGATCGGACCTGGTTCGGGGACTGGTGTACCCGGTTCCCGATCCGCGATACCCGTTCCTCGGTGTGCATTTCACCCGTGGCGTCGACGGTCACGTGCACGTCGGCCCCAACGCGGTGCCTGCACTCGCGCAAGAGGGTTACCGCTGGCGTGACGTCGAGCTGAAGCAGTTGTGGCGGTCCGTCAGCTATCCGGGAATGCGCCGATTGGCGCGTCACCACTGGCGCATGGGGACCAGCGAGATAGCCGGCTCGGTGAGCAAGTCGGTGTTCCTGCGCCGGGCCCGGGACTACATCCCCGAACTGGCGCCGACGGACATCGTGCGGGCCGAGTCAGGGGTGCGTGCCCAGGCGCTGAAGCCGGACGGAAATCTCGTCGACGACTTCGTGATCCATCACCGTCCCGGAATCACCTTGGTGCGCAACGCTCCGTCGCCGGCCGCGACGGCCTCGCTGGCGATCGCCGAACACATCGTCGAGGTGTACGACCGGAGTCGTCCCTGA
- a CDS encoding DeoR/GlpR family DNA-binding transcription regulator translates to MTVTATGRTWFPDERHAEVLRLLDADRRVESAQLAHLFGVSAECVRKDLAQLEARGLLRRVHGGAVPAVSRRTEPAVADRTENAQAKSAIARHALRYVTDGATLLLDAGSTTLRLAEMLPTAAELLVHTNAVPVATTLLDRGIATVLLGGRIRQPTMAAVGALTTEALAAINVDVAFLGTNALSLERGLTTPDPDEAAVKRHMLAAAGQRVFLVDSSKFGRHSQARHAKLSDVDVLITDDGADAALRRQLRSAGVTVEVAHR, encoded by the coding sequence ATGACCGTCACCGCAACGGGTCGTACGTGGTTCCCCGACGAACGCCACGCCGAGGTGCTGCGACTGCTCGACGCCGATCGTCGTGTCGAAAGCGCGCAACTGGCACACCTTTTCGGTGTCAGTGCCGAATGCGTGCGCAAAGACCTCGCGCAGCTTGAGGCGCGCGGATTGCTGCGGCGGGTGCACGGCGGTGCCGTGCCCGCCGTCAGCAGGCGCACCGAACCCGCCGTCGCCGATCGGACCGAGAACGCACAGGCGAAATCCGCGATCGCGCGGCACGCCCTGCGGTACGTGACCGATGGCGCCACGCTGCTGCTCGACGCGGGCAGCACCACCCTGAGGCTCGCCGAAATGCTGCCCACCGCAGCCGAACTGCTCGTCCACACCAACGCCGTGCCGGTGGCAACGACGCTGCTGGACCGGGGGATCGCGACGGTGCTGCTCGGCGGCCGGATCCGCCAACCCACGATGGCCGCGGTGGGTGCGCTGACCACCGAGGCGCTGGCCGCGATCAACGTCGACGTCGCATTCCTGGGCACCAACGCGCTGTCCCTCGAGCGGGGGCTCACCACACCCGACCCCGACGAGGCCGCCGTCAAACGGCACATGCTCGCCGCCGCCGGACAGCGCGTGTTCCTGGTCGATTCGAGCAAGTTCGGCCGCCACAGCCAGGCCCGCCACGCCAAACTGTCCGACGTCGACGTGCTCATCACCGACGACGGCGCCGACGCGGCCCTGCGCAGGCAGCTGCGCTCGGCCGGTGTCACCGTCGAGGTGGCGCACCGGTGA
- a CDS encoding phosphatase PAP2 family protein, translating to MTAVDDSATGVKPGPSTGGTADTEDPARGRRAGVLRVVRYVAVAVWAAVIVYRTITDGFAFNRELLLVYICTGLLAASIGQGRRMLYVIRDWLPFALVLVAYDLSRGAATLIGRPTLWHWQVDVDRWLFFGTVPTVWLQERLKLPHPPWWEVVISTVYMSFFILPYVVAGVLWLRDRDEWKKFVRLFVGLSFAALAIYALVPAAPPWAAARCTPADVEGGPSDPRCMFRPARGVPDGGLLGALQSSQDGANAWIERIVTRGWGKLNLHSATALIDQGQASVNLVAAIPSLHAGLTAAVSAFLWRRANRKWRPLLVAYPLIMAFTLVYTAEHYVIDILLGWTLAAVVVFAFNRFHALRRARSGWAGEIDLAQRLGDGPDRAGARLEAHDAAGAEVQRGAAVGELDRT from the coding sequence GTGACCGCGGTTGACGACTCGGCAACTGGTGTGAAACCTGGGCCATCCACCGGCGGCACGGCTGACACCGAGGATCCGGCGCGGGGTCGCCGCGCCGGCGTGCTGCGCGTCGTGCGGTACGTCGCCGTCGCGGTCTGGGCCGCCGTCATCGTCTACCGCACCATCACCGACGGTTTCGCGTTCAACCGCGAACTGCTGCTGGTCTACATCTGCACCGGGCTGCTGGCCGCGAGCATCGGCCAGGGCAGGCGGATGCTGTACGTCATCCGCGACTGGCTGCCGTTCGCGCTGGTGCTCGTCGCCTACGACCTGAGCCGCGGCGCGGCGACCCTGATCGGCAGGCCGACGCTGTGGCACTGGCAGGTCGACGTCGACCGCTGGCTGTTCTTCGGCACCGTGCCGACCGTGTGGCTGCAGGAACGCCTCAAACTTCCGCATCCGCCGTGGTGGGAAGTCGTGATCAGCACGGTCTACATGTCGTTCTTCATCCTGCCGTACGTGGTCGCGGGCGTGCTGTGGCTGCGCGACCGCGACGAGTGGAAGAAGTTCGTCCGGCTGTTCGTCGGCTTGTCTTTCGCGGCGCTGGCCATCTACGCCCTGGTGCCCGCGGCGCCGCCGTGGGCGGCGGCCCGGTGCACACCCGCCGATGTCGAGGGCGGCCCGTCCGATCCGCGGTGCATGTTCCGTCCGGCGCGGGGCGTGCCCGACGGCGGTCTGCTCGGTGCGCTGCAGTCCAGCCAGGACGGCGCCAACGCCTGGATCGAGCGCATCGTCACGCGGGGCTGGGGCAAGCTCAACCTGCACTCCGCGACCGCGCTGATCGACCAGGGGCAGGCCAGCGTCAACCTGGTCGCGGCGATCCCGTCGCTGCATGCCGGGCTGACGGCGGCCGTCTCGGCGTTCCTGTGGCGCCGGGCGAACCGCAAGTGGCGGCCGCTGCTCGTGGCCTATCCGCTCATCATGGCGTTCACCCTGGTCTACACGGCCGAGCACTACGTCATCGACATCCTGCTCGGCTGGACGCTGGCCGCGGTGGTGGTCTTCGCCTTCAACCGGTTCCACGCCCTGCGGCGTGCGCGGTCAGGCTGGGCCGGTGAGATAGACCTTGCGCAGCGTCTCGGTGACGGTCCAGACCGTGCGGGTGCCCGCCTTGAGGCGCACGACGCTGCCGGGGCCGAGGTGCAGCGTGGGGCTGCCGTCGGCGAACTCGACCGAACCTGA